Proteins encoded within one genomic window of Amycolatopsis nigrescens CSC17Ta-90:
- a CDS encoding branched-chain amino acid ABC transporter permease, which produces MLVLSAAIAGLVTGGAYALMGLSILLTHRLVAVVNFAQAAVGAFGAFAMVLLYESGVPLVLAVLAGLVVGAAVHALVGAIMVRWFSEAGEGIKAAVTVAVYTSFLALGLRLFGAQHPHRFPTPFDSPAFTLGSVVVTWTAVLTLLLAVLFAVAPVLLLRRTRIGLLLRALAERPTTAELVGIPVPRLAMVVWATTGAASALAIMLIAGQFASDFGSQALLITPALAAALVGGFRSFPLTLAGGLALGILQSVASTWAEIREYRGVLPFVAILVVLVWSRRRERWDELA; this is translated from the coding sequence GTGCTCGTACTGTCCGCGGCGATCGCGGGTCTGGTCACCGGCGGCGCGTACGCGCTGATGGGGCTGTCCATCCTGCTCACCCACCGGCTGGTGGCGGTGGTCAACTTCGCGCAGGCCGCGGTGGGCGCGTTCGGCGCCTTCGCGATGGTCCTGCTCTACGAAAGCGGTGTGCCGCTGGTACTGGCGGTGCTCGCCGGGCTGGTCGTCGGCGCGGCCGTGCACGCGCTGGTCGGCGCGATCATGGTCCGCTGGTTCTCGGAGGCGGGCGAGGGGATCAAGGCGGCGGTCACGGTCGCGGTGTACACCTCGTTCCTCGCGCTCGGCCTCCGGTTGTTCGGCGCCCAGCACCCGCATCGGTTCCCGACTCCGTTCGACAGTCCCGCGTTCACCCTCGGCAGCGTGGTGGTGACCTGGACGGCGGTGCTCACCCTGCTGCTCGCGGTGCTCTTCGCGGTGGCACCGGTGCTGCTGCTCCGCCGCACCAGGATCGGTCTGCTGCTGCGTGCGCTGGCCGAGCGGCCGACCACCGCGGAACTGGTCGGCATCCCGGTGCCGAGGCTGGCGATGGTGGTGTGGGCGACCACGGGTGCGGCGAGCGCGCTGGCGATCATGCTCATCGCCGGCCAGTTCGCCAGCGACTTCGGCTCGCAGGCGCTGCTGATCACTCCCGCGCTGGCGGCCGCGCTGGTCGGCGGGTTCCGCAGCTTCCCGCTCACCCTGGCCGGCGGGCTCGCGTTGGGCATCCTGCAGAGCGTGGCCAGTACCTGGGCGGAGATCCGGGAGTACCGGGGCGTGCTGCCGTTCGTGGCGATCCTGGTGGTGCTGGTGTGGAGCCGGCGCCGGGAACGATGGGACGAGCTGGCTTGA